A single window of Halosolutus gelatinilyticus DNA harbors:
- a CDS encoding DUF7282 domain-containing protein, which translates to MLLTTGWAMVVTVGATSGTSGDEHDTGVETEEPVANQTANETPADEHDTGVDGVETGEPVANQTANETPADETPTNETPADEEAVAEDDNQSAQVTFEDQATDGQTVVVDSVTLDDGGFVAIHNSSLLVGNAVGSVIGVSEYLEPGTHDNVTVTLDEPLTEDETLIAMPHLDTNANQTYDFVETQGQEDGPYLTPEGEPVTDDAVVTVDGEQQVGENVTEENVTEENVTEENVTEEVVEENITEENETDAIGEENEGIVEENETEEVVENETDEPAVEEDGAPEEIDVTIEQAQIIVIVADGDDLGDDVAETDTDEADTDTNETDTDTNETETGVDEDEADADDEDEDETATNIDQGEADTGDEADTGDEDEADTGDENEADTGDENDSGATVIEENESTESLLG; encoded by the coding sequence AACCAAACGGCCAACGAGACCCCGGCCGACGAGCACGATACCGGCGTTGACGGCGTCGAGACCGGAGAGCCGGTCGCGAACCAAACGGCCAACGAGACCCCGGCCGACGAGACCCCGACCAACGAGACACCGGCCGATGAGGAGGCCGTAGCCGAAGACGACAACCAGTCGGCACAGGTGACGTTCGAGGACCAGGCGACCGACGGTCAAACCGTCGTCGTCGACTCGGTCACGCTGGACGACGGCGGCTTCGTGGCGATCCACAACAGTAGCCTGCTCGTCGGGAACGCCGTCGGGAGCGTAATCGGCGTCTCCGAGTACCTCGAGCCCGGAACGCACGACAACGTTACCGTGACGCTCGACGAGCCGCTGACCGAGGACGAGACGCTCATCGCGATGCCCCACCTCGACACGAACGCTAACCAGACGTACGACTTCGTCGAAACCCAAGGCCAGGAGGACGGCCCCTACCTCACTCCCGAGGGTGAACCGGTGACCGACGACGCCGTCGTGACGGTCGACGGCGAACAACAGGTGGGCGAGAACGTAACCGAAGAGAATGTTACCGAAGAGAATGTTACCGAAGAGAATGTTACTGAAGAAGTCGTTGAAGAGAACATAACCGAAGAGAACGAGACCGACGCGATCGGCGAAGAAAACGAAGGGATCGTTGAGGAAAACGAGACCGAAGAGGTCGTTGAGAACGAAACCGACGAGCCCGCCGTCGAGGAAGACGGTGCTCCCGAAGAGATCGACGTTACGATCGAGCAGGCGCAGATCATCGTGATCGTGGCCGACGGTGACGATCTCGGTGACGATGTCGCCGAAACCGACACGGATGAAGCGGACACCGATACGAACGAAACGGACACCGATACGAACGAAACGGAGACGGGTGTAGACGAGGACGAAGCCGACGCAGATGACGAAGACGAGGACGAAACGGCGACGAATATAGACCAAGGCGAAGCAGACACGGGCGATGAAGCGGACACGGGCGATGAGGATGAAGCGGACACGGGCGACGAGAATGAAGCGGACACGGGCGACGAGAACGACAGTGGGGCCACGGTCATCGAGGAAAACGAATCGACGGAGAGCCTGCTCGGCTGA
- a CDS encoding DUF7344 domain-containing protein has protein sequence MSVQTNRTESLAESEVFHILGNDRRRAIVQLLAVESGTVDVSDVATEIAASESDASPVPNNLYKSVYVSLQQTHLPQLEEDAVIEYDSDAKTITPGPNFDDVLTYVDGHSSDQSSMLELHLGLCVLGLAVVALSGLDLPAVSSIDPVLSSVFVLLTVAASSIYRLFG, from the coding sequence ATGTCTGTCCAGACGAATCGAACTGAGTCGCTCGCAGAGAGCGAGGTCTTTCACATCCTCGGTAACGACAGACGCCGGGCCATCGTACAGTTGCTCGCCGTCGAGTCGGGGACCGTCGACGTCTCCGACGTCGCTACCGAGATCGCCGCGAGCGAGTCCGACGCCTCTCCCGTCCCGAACAATCTCTACAAGAGCGTCTACGTCTCGTTGCAACAGACGCACCTCCCACAGCTGGAGGAAGACGCGGTCATCGAGTACGACTCCGACGCGAAGACGATCACGCCCGGCCCGAATTTCGACGACGTCCTCACGTACGTCGATGGACACAGTTCCGACCAGTCCTCGATGTTAGAGCTACACCTCGGTCTCTGCGTGCTCGGTCTCGCCGTCGTCGCCCTCTCGGGGCTCGATCTCCCGGCGGTCTCGAGCATCGATCCCGTCCTCTCGAGCGTCTTTGTCCTTCTCACCGTCGCCGCCAGCAGCATCTATCGACTGTTCGGCTGA
- a CDS encoding DUF7563 family protein: MESSTAGARCRNCGNHVTQQFARVFGDNGDVVHGCPACTTYREMQSGGHLPGD, translated from the coding sequence ATGGAATCGTCGACGGCGGGCGCTCGCTGTCGTAACTGTGGCAACCACGTCACACAGCAGTTCGCCCGCGTCTTCGGTGATAACGGCGATGTCGTCCACGGCTGTCCGGCGTGTACGACGTATCGAGAGATGCAATCCGGCGGTCACCTCCCCGGTGACTGA
- a CDS encoding winged helix-turn-helix domain-containing protein yields the protein MSTNVSNTRSETTDDPAAQLDVLGDECARTILVATSEGPKTAKELTERTDSSSATVYRRINNLLESDLLAECVRFDEDGSHTTAYEATVDSLRVRIGADGIQVSVSSTDA from the coding sequence ATGTCAACGAACGTGAGTAATACGCGATCGGAAACGACGGACGACCCGGCGGCGCAACTGGACGTCCTCGGGGACGAGTGCGCCCGAACGATCCTTGTGGCGACGAGCGAGGGTCCGAAGACGGCAAAGGAACTGACCGAACGGACCGATAGTTCGTCCGCGACGGTGTATCGGCGAATCAATAACCTGCTCGAGAGCGACCTCCTGGCGGAGTGCGTCCGGTTCGACGAAGACGGATCGCACACGACGGCGTACGAGGCCACGGTGGATTCGCTCCGGGTCCGGATCGGCGCCGACGGGATACAGGTCTCGGTATCGAGTACCGACGCGTGA
- a CDS encoding helix-turn-helix transcriptional regulator, producing MHDLTGFQRDLLYVIAGADRPSGQSVKDEVEKYYSSEINHGRLYPNLDTLVNKELVEKGQLDRRTNYYAITEAGRREIEERREWEAQYVDF from the coding sequence ATGCACGATCTGACCGGCTTCCAGCGGGACCTGCTGTACGTGATCGCAGGTGCCGATCGACCGTCGGGACAGTCCGTGAAGGACGAAGTCGAGAAGTACTACAGCTCCGAGATCAATCACGGTCGACTGTACCCCAACCTCGACACGCTCGTCAACAAGGAGCTGGTCGAGAAGGGACAGCTCGACAGGCGGACGAACTACTACGCGATTACGGAGGCCGGTCGACGGGAGATCGAAGAGCGTCGCGAGTGGGAGGCACAGTACGTCGATTTCTAG
- a CDS encoding DUF1616 domain-containing protein, with product MSHGTSTRTGVGLLRRYPFDLALTSLAAAAAYLVVTSYPQGSALRLGLALPLILFLPGYALVSLLFPAADRSARASAATVAERRPRGIDLAERLALSLALSIAIVPVLAMGLAVTEWGLATESVAAGLAFGTVGLAQVGVVRRLRTPEAQRFSVAPLDRLRSSEGGTVTLSGIVLAIAIGAAVSALLVAILLPASAGGFTELALYTENDEGELVAGDFPDEIAPGEPIPMTVSIENQEGTDEEYTVVVQQQRFENGDVVDRTALETADASVADGATGRGEWTVTPTANAGETVRISVLLYDGEPPAEPTNENAAEDTYFWVTVSDG from the coding sequence ATGAGTCACGGGACGAGCACCCGGACCGGCGTCGGGCTCCTCCGGCGGTATCCGTTCGACCTCGCGTTGACGTCGCTCGCGGCAGCGGCGGCGTACCTCGTCGTTACGTCGTACCCCCAGGGAAGCGCGCTCAGACTCGGTCTCGCGCTGCCGCTCATCCTCTTTCTGCCGGGATACGCGCTGGTTTCGCTGTTGTTCCCGGCCGCCGATCGATCCGCTCGGGCGTCGGCCGCGACGGTCGCCGAACGGCGCCCGCGGGGCATCGACCTCGCCGAACGGCTCGCACTTTCGCTGGCGCTCTCGATCGCGATCGTTCCGGTGCTCGCGATGGGACTGGCCGTGACCGAATGGGGGCTCGCGACCGAGTCGGTCGCCGCCGGACTCGCCTTCGGGACCGTGGGTCTGGCCCAGGTGGGGGTCGTCCGTCGGCTCAGAACGCCCGAAGCGCAGCGCTTCTCCGTCGCCCCCCTCGATCGACTGCGCTCGAGCGAGGGCGGAACGGTAACCCTCTCGGGAATCGTGCTCGCAATCGCGATCGGCGCGGCCGTCAGCGCGTTGCTCGTCGCGATTCTGCTGCCCGCGTCGGCGGGCGGGTTCACCGAACTGGCGCTGTACACGGAAAACGACGAGGGCGAACTGGTCGCCGGCGACTTTCCGGACGAAATCGCCCCCGGCGAGCCGATTCCGATGACGGTCTCGATCGAGAACCAGGAGGGAACGGACGAGGAGTACACGGTCGTCGTGCAGCAACAGCGGTTCGAGAACGGCGATGTCGTCGATCGAACGGCGCTCGAGACGGCCGACGCCAGCGTCGCGGACGGGGCGACCGGGAGGGGCGAGTGGACCGTGACGCCGACCGCAAACGCGGGCGAGACGGTCCGGATAAGCGTCCTCTTATACGACGGCGAGCCGCCCGCGGAACCGACGAACGAAAACGCGGCGGAGGATACGTACTTCTGGGTCACGGTCTCGGACGGCTAG
- a CDS encoding ClbS/DfsB family four-helix bundle protein: MTDTELTQAELFDVFSNARRRRTVRYLTRRGGSCDLAPLVEQVAAWENDVDRDEVTRTQRRRVYISLYQTHLPMLEDNGIVDWNADDHTIELLPNEELFEPYLDRRLDGQRPWHRVYAGVTTLGIVALALSWLSVGPVSAAVAPAIALVLSVIVLAVSVAQHVERRPGSMGTTIGVGR, encoded by the coding sequence ATGACTGACACCGAACTCACACAGGCTGAACTCTTCGACGTATTCAGTAACGCCCGACGACGACGAACGGTCCGGTACCTGACCCGACGCGGCGGCTCGTGCGACCTCGCGCCGCTGGTCGAACAGGTCGCCGCCTGGGAGAACGATGTCGATCGGGACGAGGTAACCCGCACGCAGCGACGTCGGGTCTACATCTCGCTCTACCAGACCCACCTCCCGATGCTCGAGGACAACGGGATCGTCGACTGGAACGCCGACGACCACACCATCGAACTGCTGCCGAACGAGGAGCTGTTCGAGCCCTATCTCGATCGACGACTCGACGGCCAGCGGCCGTGGCACCGCGTTTACGCTGGCGTCACGACGCTTGGTATCGTCGCGCTGGCGCTCTCGTGGCTCTCGGTCGGTCCCGTTTCGGCCGCCGTCGCGCCCGCGATCGCGTTGGTTCTCTCCGTAATCGTCCTCGCCGTGTCGGTGGCACAGCACGTCGAACGCCGACCCGGATCGATGGGTACGACGATCGGCGTCGGCCGATAA
- a CDS encoding acyltransferase translates to MSRFVSGENCTVDDEAAVGYGDFDEPTRVGDDATIRAGSIVYGDVTIGDGFATGHDVLVREGTTIGDDVLVGTKTVIDGTTTIGSHVSLQTNVYVPTETTIESNVFVGPGAVMTNDEYPVRRDDGLEGPTIEEGASIGANATLLPGVTVGSNAFVAAGAVVTDDVPPDTLAVGAPATAESLPEPLEGPNQLA, encoded by the coding sequence GTGAGCCGGTTCGTCTCCGGAGAGAACTGTACGGTCGACGACGAGGCCGCGGTCGGATACGGCGACTTCGACGAGCCGACCCGCGTCGGGGACGACGCGACGATCAGGGCCGGCTCGATCGTCTACGGCGACGTGACGATCGGCGACGGCTTCGCGACGGGCCACGACGTGCTCGTCCGCGAGGGGACGACGATCGGCGACGACGTCCTCGTCGGCACCAAGACCGTCATCGACGGGACGACGACGATCGGCTCGCACGTGAGCCTTCAGACGAACGTCTACGTTCCCACCGAGACGACGATCGAGAGCAACGTGTTCGTCGGACCCGGCGCCGTCATGACCAACGACGAGTACCCGGTCCGACGCGACGACGGCCTGGAGGGACCGACGATCGAGGAGGGTGCATCGATCGGCGCGAACGCGACGCTGCTCCCCGGCGTGACCGTCGGGTCGAACGCGTTCGTCGCCGCGGGCGCCGTGGTGACCGACGACGTTCCGCCGGACACGCTCGCGGTCGGCGCGCCCGCGACGGCCGAATCGCTCCCGGAACCGCTTGAGGGACCGAACCAACTCGCATGA
- a CDS encoding DegT/DnrJ/EryC1/StrS family aminotransferase, whose amino-acid sequence MTDTDTDIDADAETSIDAGTSGDADPMQAGADAGTRVPIADPTLDEDAIGRVRSLLESGTLADGPEVRSFEEEFAAFCGADRGVATSNGTTALHAALEALGVGEGDAVVTSPFSFVASANAIRLAGGVPVFADIDPETYTLDPESVAETVARRDDVVGLLPVHLYGLPADVPALLDVADDHDLFVVEDACQAHGATVRGDRVGTFGDAACFSFYPTKNMTTGEGGMVTTDRDDVADRVARYVNHGRGETGTGGYDHVELGHNYRLTSFGAAIGRVQLQRLPSLNRARRETASAYDDELADLPLETPTEPRGYRHVYHQYTVRTDDREGLAATLEKHGVDTCVYYDTPIHRQPAYESVSTAATRLPRAERAAEEVLSLPVHPGLSDRDRRRVVEAVRDHYANQ is encoded by the coding sequence ATGACCGACACAGACACCGATATCGACGCGGACGCGGAGACGAGTATCGACGCTGGAACGAGCGGAGACGCGGACCCGATGCAGGCCGGGGCGGACGCCGGAACGCGAGTGCCGATCGCCGATCCGACGCTCGACGAGGACGCCATCGGACGCGTCCGATCGCTCCTCGAGAGCGGAACGCTGGCCGACGGGCCCGAGGTTCGGTCCTTCGAGGAGGAGTTCGCGGCGTTCTGCGGGGCCGATCGCGGCGTCGCGACCTCGAACGGGACGACGGCGCTGCACGCCGCGCTCGAGGCGCTCGGCGTCGGGGAGGGTGACGCCGTCGTCACGTCGCCCTTCTCCTTCGTGGCGAGCGCCAACGCCATCAGGCTCGCGGGCGGCGTGCCGGTCTTCGCGGATATCGACCCGGAAACCTACACTCTCGACCCCGAATCGGTCGCGGAGACGGTCGCCCGGCGAGACGACGTGGTCGGGTTGCTTCCGGTTCACCTCTACGGGCTACCGGCCGACGTGCCCGCGCTGCTCGACGTCGCCGACGATCACGACCTGTTCGTCGTCGAGGACGCCTGTCAGGCCCACGGCGCGACGGTCCGCGGCGATCGGGTCGGAACGTTCGGCGACGCCGCCTGCTTCTCGTTCTACCCGACGAAGAACATGACGACGGGCGAGGGCGGCATGGTGACGACCGACCGCGACGACGTCGCCGATCGGGTCGCCCGCTACGTGAACCACGGCCGCGGCGAGACCGGGACGGGCGGCTACGACCACGTCGAGCTCGGGCACAACTACCGGCTGACGAGCTTCGGGGCGGCGATCGGTCGCGTCCAGCTCCAGCGGCTCCCATCGCTGAACAGGGCCCGACGCGAAACCGCGAGCGCGTACGACGACGAACTCGCGGACCTGCCGCTCGAGACTCCGACCGAGCCGCGGGGGTACCGCCACGTCTACCACCAGTACACGGTCCGAACCGACGATCGAGAGGGGCTCGCGGCGACGCTCGAGAAGCACGGCGTGGACACGTGCGTCTACTACGACACGCCGATCCACCGGCAACCGGCCTACGAATCGGTGAGCACGGCCGCGACGCGGCTCCCGCGAGCCGAGCGCGCCGCCGAGGAGGTCCTCTCGCTGCCGGTCCACCCCGGCCTCTCCGATCGCGACCGACGTCGCGTCGTCGAAGCAGTGCGAGACCACTACGCAAATCAATGA
- a CDS encoding Gfo/Idh/MocA family protein, which yields MTQRAYVRAGVIGVGAMGENHARVYSELPTVDLAGVCDRDRELARGVADEYGTESVTLETLLERCDVVTVSVPTHVHYDLVSTCLDADVHVLVEKPIASTVEEGRALAAQARDAGLVLQVGHIERFNPAVQTVTELIDDLEVIAVEAERLGPPVDRTARGNVIFDLMVHDVDVVGALLDEQPSGITASGTDDGQYATAAMRYGDVVASLTASRLTQKKVRKLSVTAKECLVEVDYLEQSVLIHRDSYPEYLTDDGQNRYRHESVVERPRVANGEPLRHELESFVQSVRTGTEPEVTAQDGIDALEIIQELDSLVESDRREQEQEVEA from the coding sequence ATGACACAGCGAGCCTACGTTCGCGCCGGCGTCATCGGCGTCGGCGCGATGGGGGAGAACCACGCACGGGTGTACAGTGAACTGCCGACCGTCGACCTCGCCGGGGTCTGCGACCGCGACCGAGAACTCGCGCGGGGGGTCGCCGATGAGTACGGGACCGAGTCCGTCACGCTCGAGACGCTGCTCGAGCGCTGCGACGTCGTCACCGTCTCCGTGCCGACCCACGTACACTACGACCTCGTTTCGACCTGTCTCGACGCGGACGTCCACGTTCTCGTCGAGAAACCCATCGCCAGCACGGTCGAGGAAGGGCGGGCGCTCGCGGCCCAGGCGCGGGACGCGGGCCTCGTCCTGCAGGTCGGGCACATCGAGCGGTTCAATCCGGCCGTCCAGACCGTCACCGAGCTGATCGACGATCTCGAGGTGATCGCCGTCGAGGCCGAACGGCTCGGACCACCGGTCGATCGGACCGCTCGAGGAAACGTCATCTTCGACCTGATGGTCCACGACGTCGACGTCGTCGGCGCGTTGCTCGACGAGCAGCCGTCGGGGATCACCGCCAGCGGGACCGACGACGGCCAGTACGCCACGGCGGCGATGCGCTACGGCGACGTGGTCGCGTCGCTGACGGCAAGCCGGCTGACCCAGAAGAAGGTTCGAAAGCTCTCCGTGACGGCCAAGGAGTGTCTCGTCGAGGTCGACTACCTCGAACAGTCGGTCCTGATCCACCGCGACTCCTATCCGGAGTACCTCACCGACGACGGCCAGAATCGATACCGACACGAAAGCGTCGTCGAACGACCGCGCGTGGCGAACGGCGAACCGCTCCGGCACGAACTCGAATCGTTCGTGCAGTCGGTCCGAACCGGAACGGAGCCCGAAGTGACCGCCCAGGACGGGATCGACGCGCTCGAGATCATCCAGGAACTCGACTCCCTTGTCGAGTCCGATCGCAGAGAGCAGGAACAGGAGGTGGAAGCGTGA
- a CDS encoding nucleotide sugar dehydrogenase — MTDRTRDGMNDRNDRSDRNGTAPYDTELPESRLRERLTGGDVPVAVYGLGKMGLPLAAVYAETTGNVTGVDVDPEVVETVTAGESHVVGEPGLDDLVAEQVAADRLDATTDGPTAARKARIHVIIVPTLLDDENRPDLTTVEAVADDIAVGLDPGDLVIAESTLPPRTCRDVLGPHLASESDLDPDEFGLAFCPERTSSGTALRDIRGRYPKVVGGVDDESTRAAAIVYDELSDNEVRPVSDATTAESVKVFEGIYRDVNIGLANELGRLADELEISVREAIETANDLPMCQLHDPGPGVGGHCIPYYPHFLLSQAEEPMAVTRTARRVNDEMPSVVVDRLERELAVAGADLADASIVVLGLTYRPGVEETRASPALGVIEALTDHGADVAGVDPLVDPADYGARPVSIGALPDESFDAAVLVTPQEAFDEIPWDELDPMVVVDGRDALDLSGTDHRSYTLAGSLDGRSPRASRSADPPGVEPTAPDGGRSAPRERPDRTETRGGNDV, encoded by the coding sequence GTGACCGATCGGACTCGCGACGGCATGAACGACCGGAACGATCGGAGCGATCGAAACGGGACCGCGCCGTACGACACGGAGCTGCCCGAGAGCCGGTTGCGCGAGCGCCTGACCGGCGGCGACGTCCCGGTCGCCGTCTACGGCCTCGGCAAGATGGGGCTTCCGCTGGCCGCGGTGTACGCCGAGACGACCGGGAACGTGACCGGAGTCGACGTCGATCCCGAAGTGGTCGAGACCGTCACCGCCGGCGAAAGCCACGTCGTCGGCGAACCGGGTCTCGACGACCTGGTCGCGGAACAGGTCGCCGCCGATCGGCTCGACGCGACGACCGACGGCCCGACCGCCGCGCGGAAGGCCCGGATCCACGTCATCATCGTGCCGACGCTGCTCGACGACGAGAACCGGCCGGATCTGACGACCGTCGAGGCCGTTGCCGACGACATCGCCGTCGGCCTCGACCCGGGCGACCTCGTGATCGCCGAGTCGACGCTGCCGCCGCGGACTTGCCGGGACGTCCTGGGGCCGCACCTCGCGAGCGAGAGCGACCTCGATCCGGACGAGTTCGGCCTGGCTTTCTGCCCCGAACGAACCTCCTCGGGGACCGCGCTGCGGGACATCCGCGGACGGTACCCGAAGGTCGTCGGCGGCGTCGACGACGAGAGCACCCGCGCCGCCGCGATCGTCTACGACGAACTCTCGGACAACGAGGTCCGCCCCGTCTCGGACGCGACGACGGCCGAGTCGGTGAAGGTGTTCGAGGGGATCTACCGCGACGTCAACATCGGCCTCGCGAACGAACTGGGTCGGCTGGCCGACGAACTCGAGATCTCGGTCCGCGAGGCGATCGAGACCGCCAACGACCTGCCGATGTGTCAGCTCCACGACCCCGGCCCCGGCGTCGGCGGTCACTGCATCCCCTACTACCCGCACTTCCTGCTCTCGCAGGCCGAGGAACCGATGGCGGTGACCCGGACCGCCCGCCGGGTCAACGACGAGATGCCGTCGGTCGTCGTCGATCGCCTCGAGCGCGAACTCGCCGTGGCCGGCGCCGACCTCGCCGACGCGTCGATCGTCGTTCTCGGACTTACCTACCGACCCGGCGTCGAGGAGACGCGAGCGTCGCCGGCGCTCGGCGTTATCGAGGCGTTGACCGATCACGGCGCGGACGTCGCCGGCGTCGATCCGCTGGTCGATCCGGCCGACTACGGCGCCCGTCCCGTCTCGATCGGGGCCCTGCCCGACGAGTCGTTCGACGCGGCCGTCCTGGTCACGCCGCAGGAGGCGTTCGACGAGATTCCGTGGGACGAACTCGATCCGATGGTGGTCGTCGACGGCCGCGACGCCCTCGACCTCTCGGGAACCGACCACCGCAGCTACACGCTCGCGGGGTCGCTGGACGGCCGATCGCCCCGGGCGTCTCGATCCGCCGACCCGCCCGGGGTCGAACCGACCGCGCCGGACGGCGGTCGATCGGCGCCGCGAGAACGACCCGATCGCACCGAAACGCGCGGGGGAAACGATGTATAA
- a CDS encoding glycosyltransferase family 2 protein, with protein sequence MYKDRTIGVVVTAYNEEAFVGSVIETVPGFVDRIYAVDDASPDDSWDVIQRVADQINGAIEPERAIADGGDGRRVVPIRHDENRGYGAAVKTGYEHALEDDIDVVAVMNGDGQMDPEILDRIVDPVATGEADYAKGNRLLDPEDREGMSTFRFVGNALLTGLSKFATGYWTIGDPQNGYTAISRETIEGLDLDAITDQYGFLNHILTHLNVNDRRVVDVPMSAVYGAEESSIRYLPFVRFVSLLLLRSFCWRLKARYVVREFHPAVVFYGAGTAGISGSLAGFAGTLRGDAGDRITPALASFATGLLGLVALGIAIWLDAEENAPLEETRDEDHVADEDGRVDRLEPHSIE encoded by the coding sequence ATGTATAAAGACCGCACGATCGGCGTCGTCGTCACGGCGTACAACGAGGAGGCGTTCGTCGGGAGCGTCATCGAGACCGTGCCAGGGTTCGTCGATCGGATCTACGCCGTCGACGACGCCTCGCCAGATGACTCGTGGGACGTGATCCAGCGGGTCGCCGACCAGATCAACGGAGCGATCGAACCGGAGCGAGCGATCGCCGACGGCGGGGACGGACGTCGGGTCGTCCCGATCCGACACGACGAGAACCGCGGCTACGGCGCGGCCGTCAAGACCGGCTACGAGCACGCCCTGGAGGACGATATCGACGTCGTCGCCGTCATGAACGGTGACGGCCAGATGGACCCCGAGATCCTCGATCGGATCGTCGATCCCGTCGCGACCGGCGAGGCCGACTACGCGAAGGGGAACCGATTGCTCGACCCCGAGGATCGCGAGGGAATGTCCACCTTCCGCTTCGTCGGCAACGCGTTGCTGACCGGCCTCTCGAAGTTCGCAACCGGATACTGGACCATCGGGGACCCCCAGAACGGCTACACGGCCATCTCGCGCGAAACGATCGAGGGACTCGACCTCGACGCGATTACCGATCAGTACGGCTTCCTCAACCACATCCTGACCCATCTCAACGTCAACGATCGCCGCGTCGTGGACGTTCCGATGTCGGCCGTCTACGGCGCCGAAGAGAGCAGCATTCGGTACCTCCCGTTCGTCAGGTTCGTCTCGCTGCTGTTGCTCCGGAGCTTCTGCTGGCGATTGAAGGCAAGATACGTCGTCCGGGAGTTCCACCCGGCGGTCGTCTTCTACGGCGCCGGAACCGCGGGAATCTCCGGCAGTCTGGCCGGGTTCGCCGGGACGCTCCGGGGCGACGCGGGCGATCGGATCACCCCGGCGCTGGCGTCGTTCGCGACCGGCTTGCTCGGACTCGTCGCCCTCGGAATCGCAATCTGGCTCGACGCCGAGGAGAACGCGCCTCTCGAGGAGACGCGGGACGAGGATCACGTCGCCGACGAGGACGGGCGAGTGGATCGCCTGGAGCCTCACTCGATCGAGTAG
- a CDS encoding polysaccharide deacetylase family protein — translation MTDAAERDRSGSIRTDAGAGGSAARSIARRLEELPRDRAPIPDDATFALCLTHDVDRPYKGFRSFYRALQERPTYHLKTALSPSNPYWQFEEIMALEEELGVRSAFYFLNEQHLLADRPVGDWFAAANWIEHLGRYDVAAPEMAEIVRELDAGGWEVGLHGSYHTADDRERLREEKAVLEDALGRPIAGGRQHHLRLSVPETWHHHRAIGLRYDSSLGSGTECGFTAGYRPLRPFGDDFRVFPVTIMEQALPDPDARYDDARDRCEEVLLEAAANDAVMTALWHPRYFNEREFPGYRTLYRWLVERAQELGAWIGSPEQLYAKLEGASETDASTPSRR, via the coding sequence ATGACCGACGCCGCCGAACGGGACCGATCGGGGTCGATCCGCACCGACGCCGGCGCCGGTGGGTCGGCGGCGCGCTCGATCGCACGCCGGCTCGAGGAGCTTCCCCGGGACCGGGCGCCGATCCCGGACGACGCGACGTTCGCGCTCTGTCTCACGCACGACGTCGATCGGCCGTACAAGGGGTTCCGATCGTTCTATCGGGCGCTCCAAGAGCGGCCGACGTACCACCTCAAAACAGCGCTGTCCCCGTCGAACCCGTACTGGCAGTTCGAGGAGATCATGGCGCTCGAGGAGGAGCTCGGAGTCCGGTCGGCGTTTTACTTCCTGAACGAGCAACACCTCCTCGCCGATCGGCCGGTCGGGGACTGGTTCGCCGCCGCGAACTGGATCGAGCACCTCGGCCGGTACGACGTCGCCGCGCCCGAGATGGCCGAGATCGTTCGCGAACTCGACGCCGGCGGCTGGGAGGTCGGACTCCACGGCTCGTACCACACGGCCGACGATCGCGAGCGGTTGCGCGAGGAGAAAGCGGTCCTGGAGGACGCCCTCGGACGGCCGATCGCCGGCGGTCGACAGCACCACCTCCGCCTCTCGGTCCCCGAGACGTGGCACCACCATCGGGCGATCGGGCTCCGGTACGACTCGAGCCTGGGATCGGGAACGGAGTGCGGATTCACCGCGGGCTACCGGCCGCTCCGCCCCTTCGGCGACGACTTCCGCGTCTTCCCGGTGACGATCATGGAGCAAGCCCTCCCCGATCCCGACGCCCGGTACGACGACGCCCGCGACCGCTGCGAGGAGGTGCTGCTTGAGGCGGCCGCCAACGACGCAGTGATGACGGCGCTCTGGCACCCGCGATACTTCAACGAGCGCGAGTTCCCCGGCTACCGAACGCTGTACCGGTGGCTCGTCGAGCGCGCCCAGGAACTCGGCGCGTGGATCGGCTCGCCCGAACAGCTCTATGCGAAGCTCGAAGGGGCGTCGGAAACCGACGCGTCGACGCCGTCCAGGCGCTGA